From the genome of Nicotiana sylvestris chromosome 1, ASM39365v2, whole genome shotgun sequence:
gagtttgtgctcctccccccaTCCTGAGAGATGGTTGGTACCATAGGGAATGTGCCGGCTTGTgccacactctccatgaggcccactaagtGGACCAAAGCATCTTGAAACATAGGGGTAGCGATGACCCCCTCCGGGACCTGAGTTGGTCCAACTGGAACAGGCTaggctggaacctcctcatcaaactctacctgaggctccactaCTGGTGCTGCTGATCGAGCTCtgggttgagctctgcccctacctctgCCTCGAGATATGCctctcgtaggagctgccactgggggctctGGCTGCTGCCAGCTTCCCGGCTGAAGGTgcagtacgtgttctcgccatttgcgagagaacaagagtagaagagttcaattagcaatgagagaacaaaactgcacgacagagaagaatagaagtgaaatttattcctaaacttcatagcctctggaagataagtacaggcgtctccgtaccgatcccccaGACTCTACAAAGCCTGCTCGTGTATTGtaagacctaagcaacctagtgctctaatgCTAACTTATCACGACATggaattcccaccttcgggaccgtgatgccgcctaacatttcacttgctaggcaaaccAACATTATAGAATTTTCAAATCAACTTCAGTACACTTTTAATAATAGAATTAATTATGCTAAACAGAAGCTAAAACAGAGTTCACGGAATATTATAAAAACCTATATtaggatctggagtcacaactcacgagctACAATGATTAACTACAAATAGAGTCTAAAAGGAAATACACTGTTCTGAAGGAAAataaatagtaaaacactaagaCTAGGGAGAGACTCCAGGGTCTGCAGACGCCAGCAGATATACCTTGGGTCTCTGGtcaatcaatccaacggccaactTCATGATCTACTCGGGCCAGTACCAAAATCTACACAAAAGTACagtgtgtagtatcagtacaaccgaccccatgtactggtaagtgtcgagcctaacctcgacaaagtagtgacgaggcaaaGACAAGATACCCCACATAATAAACCAATGCAATTTAACAACATATGTACAAAATAATGGCAAGTAAAAGCTAGATAAGTAATATCGTGAGGGGGACATGTTGAAGGGGTCACAAGATAAAGAATTATAGCAGTAATAAGAACTGATCAACCAATATACCTTGAACCAATAAGAACAAGTAAACACAGTAAAGGAAATTACATGGCATCAcgcttcgtgcttttactctcaacctcaccatataatcaatagaaatggcacggtatcacccttcgtgcttttactctctcataaaatggcacgacatcatccttcttacattaacactcttccttaccataaAACAATGAACAAAAGGCAATAGGGAGATAGAAATAACAagaacaagtcttacttcaacatttggttccacaataccagCCTCAACTTTGAAATCAACACTTAATTATCACCAAAATATCCGCAAAACATGATAAGAACGATTCAACTTGATTATACTAGTATAAACATGGATAATATGATCAAAGGAGAGCAATAATTACAAGAAACCATATCCCACTCACATATTTTAACCGACTACAACGCATAGGTaatcgtcacctcacctatatgtcgtacccaacatctaaacacGTAGCTAATTGACAaataagtcctaatccctcaagttaaagttaaccacgacacttacctcgctccaaagaccaaactcaaagctcaaccaccgctttgcctttcaaacaagcatCCGAACCAATATTGTACCCAAGATTGTAACTACCCAATATTGTACCAAAGATTTAAATTAAGCTTTAGGAACTACCCAAGATTGTAAgaaattcaatttaggtcattactGAAaatgtcaacaaaagtcaacacccgggcctccttggtccaaacccgaatacccattcaccctcgagcccggttatgtaatttgttttggaatccgacctctatttgaggtctaaatccccaagtTACCAAATCCTTAATTTTTACCCAAAAACCCCTAATTCCCACTATGAAAACTctagattttaagttgaaatctaaggaaaagtagtgaaagattaaaagaaactagtttagaatcacttaccaatgatttggggaagaacagTTCTTTGGAAAATCTCGTCTAGGGTTCttgagtttgaaaatttgaagaatgaatcaaaaatcccgtctaagtcataTTTACCCAACTGCAGATGCGGCATTTGTGACCTgggattcgcaaatgcgaaacccaCAAATGCGAGAAATCCATCGCATTTGTGAAGACTCCCACATTTTTgctatcttcgcaaatgcgaagaaatgttcgcaaatgcgaactaggaTGACCGCAAATGCAACCCCATGATCTTAAATGCGAATATTCTCCCCTCCCAGTCCCCACTGCAATTGCGAAGgctttttcgcaaatgcgaactctggcTTTCCCAGctactcttcgcaaatgcgatgagtagatcgcaaatgcaaacccaacagtggtcgcaaatgcgatgattgaCCTTGCAAATGTGAGGTCTGAGGCATGCAACAAAAATCTAGAACACAAGCTGAGTTCTAAATCCAattttcactctgtggcctatccgaaactcacccgagccctcgtaGCTCAAAATCAAAAGTGCACACAAGTCTAATAACATCATCGAACTTGATCACATcattaaatcaccaaaataacacctagaactacgaattgaacaacaaacgAAATTTTTAAGAAAACTTCGAAACTTTtcttttcacaaccggacgtccgaatcacgtcaaaccaactccgtttctcaccaaatttcgcaaacaagtcataaatatggtattggacctatactgggttccggaactaaaatacggacccAATATCTAAAAAGTCAAACctcggtcaaatatttcaaattcattacgcctttaactttcaaatttcgacAAAGCCCGATATCTCAGCCAAGGTACTTCCGAATTCAATTCCATACTTACGTCCAAGTCCTAATACGGACCCACCGGGCCCGTCAAAACACGAATCCTgggtttaccaaaaatattgactgaagtaaactcaaatgaagtttttaggcaaaaattcttatttttatcaacttttaacataaaagcaTTACGGAAacacgcccgaactgcgcacgcaaatcgaggagggaTAGAATGAGGTGTTTAAATCTTAAAAGCACAGAATTGGTTTCTAAATCTTAagatgaccttttaggtcatcacattctctacctctaaaataatctttcatcctcgaacggacatagaaaagtacctgggctggtgaaaaggtggggatatctactctgcatgtTCGACTCGAACTCCCAAGTATTTTCTTTGACGAGCTGACCCCTCCACTGCtctcgaactgaaggataacgcttcgatctcaactgacaaacctgctgataagtagggattttaaccgattacttgctctcttttacttgtgttttAAGCCCAAAATGTTTGAAGGTATTCTcgaaaactaatgaaatgtgcttgcCTGCAGGAATTATTCAAAATAAGCCAAAGGAATCAAAACCAATTCACAAAGGAGTCAAAAGTTGAACAAAACAAAGATTGGACAAAAAATCCTGAAGCGCGGACCACACCAATATTGCGATGCCGCAAAAGTCATGGGCAGTCGCGATCAAAATTATGCGGTCCACATaaaggagattcagagagttgcaACTTCAGGTTATAAGATGAGCGCATACCACACCAGAAATATACGGTCACGAAAGTCCCTTGTGCGACGACGATTAAAATAGTGTGGTCCGCAAGATGAAAAATTATAGAGTTGATTTCAAGCCAAACTCAAGGAAGTGTGGACCGCATCACTTTTATGCGGCCGCGTAATCTAGAGCGCGGCCGCACTTGGAATTTTGTGGTCCGTGAAAGTTCAACTCAACCCAGATCCAAAAGAGAAAAATACGGACCGCATCATAATTATGCAGCCGTGAAAGCAAGAGTGCAGCCGCACTCAAAATTATGCAGCCGTACCTCTGTAGGGGCAattttgtcagatatttttagcttagtataaataaactttttatcatttttaggttatgttatgctttgtATGAGCACGTGAGGCGGCTGAGTATTCTGTTTTCAGAAATTTTGTACTAgattcaccttttaacattagattttcatTCCATAATTAATATTATGGATTTTAACTTCATTTCATCTTTAATTTCTATTATTTCCataagtagctaaacccatagctagggttgtgacccaaccctagtgtgggtatttaatgggtatttgattttagggcttgaatgtgaATGGGTTAGttatatttagcctagttctttcTAGAAttatagaattaatggttgcaaacattgattcattcCTTTATGACTTattctctacttgagaaagagggactaagtctaggacaactaggctaacaaggaattggggtgaactcaagaaattgatatccccaattaaagggttaaacctagagatagtaatacccgacttgagctaatatcacttgatttgtatgaatacccatttggatttgagaaagttaaattgggcaaaattactcaaactaccgtgaggtatagagtgagtacccctgtgtgatagctatattacgaTCCCAACTAATCAAGCTTGCCCTAGATTTTGCAACCcattagatatccacctaggtagaAGTCACGACCATAGTCTCTTTAAGCACTTgaaaaacaataacaaaaatattGTCCTTAATTTCAATCATTGCAATCTTTAGAGTAAAGTTAGAAGTAGAAATCAAACCCAAACTTGTGGAAGTGTAATTAGACTCAAAGCCCGCATCTAGATTTATATGTAAACCTAATTCCAAACATTAACTCcctatggattcgatcccgacctagtTGGGTTAAAACTGCATCAACCACCCTCGCTACTCAATATTAGTGTAGGCCTGAACCTGAATAATTTATGGCGCCGTTGCCAGGGAGTTAGACGGTCTTAACTATatattatgtgttttgtttttatttcctTCGGGAATATACCACTGGGGAAGGTGGTAGATGATGAACAAGTGGATGAGGTTCATCTTGAACCTCAAGTACAAAGGAGAGGCCATTAGCCTCATGACAATATCCCAAACCCTCCCCCACATCCTCCAAGGGTAGCACACAGGGTGTGGCCCAATGAAAGCTATGCGAGTGCAATAGTCCCGCCCCAGATTAGGGCGGACaactttcaaataaccaatgtcatGCTTACACTGTTGGAACAGAGGGGTTTCTTCAACGGAGCTCCACACCAAAACGCCTATAAGCATCTCAAAGGTTTTGTTGACAcgtgttgggggagcaagcagactAATGTCTCCGAGGACGCATTGAGGTTATGGCTTTTCCCATTTTATCTAAGGGGAAGGCTTTGTATTGGCTAGAGAGGTTACCCAACCATTCCATACACACTTGGGATAAGTTGGCCAAGAGGTTCATCACAAAGTTCTTTTCTACGGGACATATGACAACGCTAAGAGATGAGATCATTGCTTTTAAACAAGATCCAAATGAACCGTTACATGACATTTGGGACAGGTACAGAAGAATCGTCAAAGAGTGCCCTAACAATGACATGACCAAGGCCATGATCTAACAAACCTTTTATAGGGCGATCAATACAACTAATCAATGTGTGGTGAATCAACTCGTCGAGGGTAATTTCATGAACATGCCGTATTCCGAAGCTTGTGAAATATTAGATGAGATGGTAGATACCTCTTCGGCTTAGCAAAGTAGAGCTAATTTTCCTCAAGGTGACCCAAATCTTACTCACCTACACAAGGAGCTACATAATCATAGACAAGCTGTAGCGGAGTTGACAACCACAATGAATCAATTGGCCAAGGCTCAActtcaacaagttcaagggccaAAACAAGTGAACTCCATGGAAGGAGTGAACATGATGGTCAATAAGAGAAGGCAACGAGGTTAACAAGTTCAAAACAATTCAGATTAATTTGAGCAAAATGGTAGTGGGTACAATCAAGATGATTcatatgatgatcaaagtgaagaggttcaaaaTGTCAACAATTATCAAGGTCAACAGAGCAATGCTCCGAATCAATAACAGTGGAGATCACAgggaaaccaaggaaattgggACAATCATTGGAATAGTGGCAACAACAATAACCAAGGCAATTAGGGGAACAAAAACAATCAAAATTAGGGTATTCAAGGAAATCAAGGTAATTAGGGAGGCAATAACAATCAAGGGGGTTGAATAACAATAATCAAGGAAATCAGGGGttgggctttcaaaggcccccgatgtatcaacaaccgaacaacacACCTCCATTTCCGTCACAAGGTCTTAGTTCTTAAAACAGTGAGATGGGATGGATTGAAAACATGTTCAAGCAAATGATGGAGAAAAATGCCGACTCTGATGCCCAATTAGCCTCCCACAACACTTCTATCTGCAACTTGGAAGtccaacttggccaaatttctcatGCTTTGAATACTtgtcctaagggggcactaccaagtgatacggtagtaaacccacaGAGTGGAAACAATACGGGGCATGCTATGGCGGTGACTACAAGAAGTGGGAAAGGTGGAGTTGCTAGTACCTCAAACTTAAGAAAGTTTGTGAATGATGATGTGGTGATGCAAGATGATAATGAGCCAAGCAATGATGTTCAAGTAAATGATAAAGTGAGGATAGacattgatgaaaatgtgaaggAGACACAAgatgatgtgaacccatctatGAAACATGTGATAGACATATCAGATCCGGTAGTGCCCAAAACCAAGGCTCCTTTGTCAAAGCCTCATACACCATATCCTCAAAGTCTTGCAAAACAAAACAATGAGAATcaattcaagaaattcattgatatgatgaaaagtttgtccATAAATGTGGCATTGGTTAAAGCCATAGAACAAATACCGGGATATGCcaagttcatgaaggacttggtaacaaagaagagatcAATGAACTGTGAAATGATCAAATTGACACATCAAGTGAGTTCCATTGTGCACTCCATGGCTCCAAAGTTACAAGACCCCGGTGCCTTTACAATCCCATGCACTATTGGTAGTGCCGATTTCACCAAATCTTTATGTGACTTAGGGGCAAGCATTAACTTGACGCCCTATTCTTTGTTCAAGACATtggggattgggcaaccaagacccacatccatgaggttgcaaatggcggtCTGGTCAATAAAGAGGCCATTGGGGATAATTGATGATGTGCTAGTTCGGGTCGACAAGTTCATACTTCCCGTAGATTTTGTGATACTTGACTGTGAGGTTGACTATGAGGTGCCAATCATTTTtgggagacctttcctagctacagggaaggccttagttgatgtggaagctggggagctcaccttccgggtgggtgatgaaaaggttgTGTTCCATGTTTGCAAGTTAATGAGGCAGCCTAATAGCAACGAAGTGTGTTCATTTGTAGATATTGTAACCTAAGTAATTATTGATAACACAAATGTTGTGATTAATGTTGAAGACCCATTGGAAGTTGTGTTATTGAATCATGATGAGGATTAGAAGTAAGGCTTTGTAGAATGTGTCAatgctttgcaaggaatgggaTCATAAACATATGAGCCCTGAAAACTTTCCTTGGACCTTAAGAaccggaagactccaccaacaaagccctcaatcgaggagcctcccacATTGGAGTTAAAGCCCTTGCCTTCACACCtaaggtatgagttcttaggcccttgttccactttacctattattctttcctcgtgcttaactaacgtgcaggtagattccACCCTTGTGGTGCTCCAAAGGAGGAAGAAGGCAATAGgttggacattggcggatattcaGGGTATAAGCCCTGCCTTTTGCAAGCACAAAATCATACTGGAGGAGGATGCCaaaccctccttggaacatcaaagaaggttgaatGAGGCCATGTAAGAGGCAGTCAAGAAAGAtatcatcaagtggttggatgttggggttatctaccccatttctgatagttcaTGGCATTCACCGGTGCAATATGTCCCAAAGAAGGGGCGCATGACTGTGATTACAAATGACAAAAAATGAGTTGATCCCCACAAGAACTCTCACTAGTTGGAGAGTATGCATGGATTATAGGAAGCTCAACTAAGTGACTCAGAAAGACCATTTTTCGCTTCtatttcttgatcagatgttgtATAGGCTAGCCGAACGTGCTTATTATTgattcttggatgggtattccggATATAACCAGATTCTTATTGCACctgaagaccaagaaaagacgaCCTTCACTTGTCTGTATGGCACATTTTCATTCTTGAGGATG
Proteins encoded in this window:
- the LOC138873446 gene encoding uncharacterized protein; translated protein: MGWIENMFKQMMEKNADSDAQLASHNTSICNLEVQLGQISHALNTCPKGALPSDTVVNPQSGNNTGHAMAVTTRSGKGGVASTSNLRKFVNDDVVMQDDNEPSNDVQVNDKVRIDIDENVKETQDDVNPSMKHVIDISDPVVPKTKAPLSKPHTPYPQSLAKQNNENQFKKFIDMMKSLSINVALVKAIEQIPGYAKFMKDLVTKKRSMNCEMIKLTHQVSSIVHSMAPKLQDPGAFTIPCTIGSADFTKSLCDLGASINLTPYSLFKTLGIGQPRPTSMRLQMAVWSIKRPLGIIDDVLVRVDKFILPVDFVILDCEVDYEVPIIFGRPFLATGKALVDVEAGELTFRVGDEKVVFHVCKLMRQPNSNEVDSTLVVLQRRKKAIGWTLADIQGISPAFCKHKIILEEDAKPSLEHQRRLNEAIDVAVRVVLGQRINKISHPVYYASKTIYDAQVNYTVTKKELLAIFFAIEKFPPYLMGTKVIVHTDHVALRYLMSKKDSKARLMRWVLLLQEFDFDIIDRKRSKNQMEDHLSQLEEEGRPHDGLEINDSFPDEQLISMSLTGMPWFADVANYLMSGIVPNEFSSTQRKKLK